One Leisingera sp. M658 genomic window carries:
- a CDS encoding metal ABC transporter substrate-binding protein — MFANLLKTVSAAAFAAVAASAAMAEDKMKVVTTFTVLADMAANVAGDAAEVVSVTKPGAEIHGYEPTPRDIVRAHDADLILWNGMNLELWFEQFLSNMEDVPSVTLTDGIDPIPIAAGSYEGKANPHAWMGLDNALIYIDNIVEAFAEHDPENAAVYVKNAGEYKDRLRATIEPLRRAIAEIPEDKRWLVTCEGAFSYLARDFGMKELYLWPMNADQVGTPQQVRAVIDGVRANDIPVVFCESTVNTAPAEQVARETGVAYGGELYVDSLSEADGPVPTYLDLLRVTSETVARGLTEVTN; from the coding sequence ATGTTCGCGAACCTGCTCAAGACAGTTTCCGCCGCCGCATTTGCGGCTGTTGCTGCCAGCGCTGCCATGGCTGAAGACAAGATGAAGGTTGTCACAACCTTTACCGTGCTGGCCGATATGGCGGCAAATGTGGCAGGGGATGCCGCCGAGGTTGTTTCGGTCACCAAGCCGGGCGCCGAGATCCACGGTTATGAGCCGACCCCGCGTGACATCGTACGGGCACACGATGCCGACCTGATCCTGTGGAACGGGATGAACCTGGAGCTTTGGTTCGAACAGTTCCTGTCGAATATGGAAGACGTGCCATCGGTGACCCTGACCGATGGCATTGACCCAATCCCGATTGCAGCGGGCTCATATGAGGGCAAGGCCAACCCGCATGCCTGGATGGGGTTGGATAACGCGCTGATTTATATTGACAACATCGTCGAAGCCTTTGCCGAACATGATCCGGAGAACGCCGCGGTCTATGTCAAGAACGCAGGTGAATACAAAGACCGCTTGCGCGCCACAATCGAGCCTCTGCGCCGCGCCATTGCCGAAATCCCGGAAGATAAGCGCTGGCTGGTGACCTGCGAGGGGGCCTTTAGCTACCTGGCCCGCGATTTCGGCATGAAAGAGCTGTATTTGTGGCCGATGAACGCCGATCAGGTTGGCACTCCGCAGCAGGTGCGCGCTGTGATCGACGGGGTGCGCGCCAATGATATCCCTGTGGTGTTCTGCGAAAGCACCGTCAACACCGCCCCGGCCGAACAGGTGGCCCGTGAAACCGGCGTCGCCTATGGCGGTGAGTTGTATGTGGACTCGCTCAGCGAAGCGGACGGTCCAGTGCCCACCTATCTGGACCTGCTCAGGGTCACATCCGAAACCGTGGCACGTGGCCTGACCGAGGTCACCAACTGA
- a CDS encoding GlxA family transcriptional regulator, producing MTKPMRTLPEAAGAAPACRCIFLLLPTFSPLDLSSAVAALEAANQHDGTARYDWRVVSEDGLSVTAPNGLGVAVDGGLPDLVRGDMIFVCGGQGQEPGISLKVLGWLRKAQRMGAALGALGGGVLALARSGLLAGRQVSAHWALRAVLAEAHPDVEVKNSLFTMEGKLITCAGGTATIDMMLNLIADHHGAALATGAADLMVCSSARRGNQDQTVSEYGRTGVRHEKLAAALSLMRSNLEEPLTPGGISDLVGLSVRQLERLFSKYLQTTPKVYYTRLRLDYARSLLLQTNMRIIDVALASGFNSQTHFAKVYRRYFGKSPHQERPF from the coding sequence ATGACCAAACCCATGCGGACGCTCCCCGAAGCGGCCGGGGCCGCTCCGGCCTGCCGCTGCATCTTCCTGCTGCTGCCCACCTTCTCGCCGCTGGACCTGTCCAGTGCGGTGGCGGCGCTGGAGGCAGCAAACCAGCATGATGGAACTGCGCGCTATGACTGGCGCGTGGTCAGCGAAGACGGCCTGTCCGTCACCGCCCCTAACGGGCTTGGCGTGGCGGTGGACGGCGGCCTGCCGGATCTGGTGCGCGGCGATATGATCTTTGTTTGCGGCGGTCAGGGGCAGGAGCCGGGGATATCGCTTAAGGTGCTGGGCTGGTTGCGCAAAGCGCAACGCATGGGCGCAGCTCTGGGTGCGCTGGGCGGCGGTGTGCTGGCGCTGGCGCGCTCCGGACTGCTGGCAGGGCGCCAGGTCTCGGCCCACTGGGCGCTGCGGGCGGTTCTTGCCGAGGCGCATCCGGACGTGGAGGTGAAGAATTCGCTGTTTACCATGGAGGGCAAGCTGATCACCTGTGCCGGCGGGACCGCTACCATCGACATGATGCTGAACCTGATCGCGGATCATCACGGGGCGGCCTTGGCGACGGGTGCGGCGGATCTGATGGTCTGTTCCTCGGCGCGCAGGGGCAATCAGGATCAGACGGTTTCCGAATACGGCCGGACTGGCGTTCGGCATGAAAAACTTGCGGCCGCGCTCAGCCTGATGCGCAGCAACCTGGAGGAGCCACTGACACCGGGCGGCATTTCCGATCTGGTCGGCCTGTCGGTCCGCCAGCTGGAGCGGCTGTTCTCCAAGTACCTGCAGACCACACCCAAGGTCTATTACACAAGGCTGCGGCTGGACTATGCGCGCAGCCTGCTGTTGCAGACCAACATGCGGATCATCGATGTGGCACTGGCGTCGGGGTTCAACAGCCAGACCCATTTTGCCAAAGTTTACCGCCGGTATTTCGGCAAATCACCGCATCAGGAACGGCCGTTTTAG
- a CDS encoding manganese/iron ABC transporter ATP-binding protein yields the protein MLDASETHIMNTSATPADDGIAAKDVTVTYRNGHTALWNASFSIPRGTVAALVGVNGAGKSTLFKAIMGFVPAAQGEIRILGLTVKEALRKNLVAYVPQSEEVDWAFPVLVEDVVMMGRYGHMGFLRRPKAADHEAVDEALRRVNMQDFRHRQIGELSGGQRKRVFLARALAQDGQVILLDEPFTGVDVKTEEQIIALLRELRAEGRVMLVSTHNLGSVPEFCDRTVLVKGTVLGFGPTETTFTRANLEHAFGGVLRHFTLGGDALHDDGDTREVTILTDDERPFVQYGEKTQTSEGKAEGGGKP from the coding sequence ATGCTTGATGCCAGTGAGACCCACATTATGAATACCAGCGCCACGCCCGCAGATGACGGGATCGCCGCAAAAGATGTCACCGTTACCTACCGCAATGGCCACACGGCGCTGTGGAATGCCAGCTTTTCCATTCCCCGCGGCACCGTTGCGGCGCTGGTCGGTGTGAACGGGGCAGGCAAATCGACCCTCTTCAAGGCGATCATGGGGTTTGTGCCGGCCGCACAGGGTGAAATCCGCATCCTCGGCCTGACCGTCAAGGAGGCACTGCGCAAGAATCTGGTTGCCTATGTGCCGCAATCCGAGGAGGTCGACTGGGCCTTTCCGGTGCTGGTCGAGGATGTGGTGATGATGGGGCGTTACGGCCACATGGGATTTCTGCGCCGGCCCAAGGCGGCGGATCACGAGGCGGTGGATGAGGCACTGCGCCGGGTCAACATGCAGGACTTCCGCCACCGCCAGATCGGCGAGCTGTCCGGCGGCCAGCGCAAACGGGTGTTCCTGGCCCGCGCCCTGGCACAGGACGGGCAGGTGATCCTGCTGGACGAACCTTTTACCGGCGTGGACGTGAAGACCGAGGAGCAGATCATCGCCCTGCTGCGCGAGCTGCGTGCCGAGGGCCGGGTGATGCTGGTTTCCACCCACAATCTGGGCAGCGTGCCGGAATTCTGCGACCGAACCGTGCTGGTCAAGGGCACCGTGCTGGGGTTCGGTCCGACCGAGACCACCTTTACCCGCGCCAACCTGGAACATGCCTTTGGCGGGGTATTGCGCCATTTCACCCTGGGGGGCGATGCGCTGCATGATGACGGCGACACCCGCGAGGTCACCATCCTGACCGACGACGAGCGGCCCTTTGTCCAATACGGCGAAAAGACCCAGACCAGCGAGGGCAAGGCTGAAGGCGGGGGCAAGCCGTGA
- a CDS encoding metal ABC transporter permease has translation MEYLLEPFSYGYMTNAMWVSSLVGGVCAFLSAYLMLKGWSLIGDALSHSVVPGVAGAYILGLPFALGAFIAGGLAAGAMLFLSERSGLKVDVIIGLIFTSFFGLGLFIVSISPMSVSVQTITMGNILAITPEDTAQLAIIGFVSLAVLLAKWKDLMVTFFDENHARTIGLRPGLLKAVFFVLLSASVVAAMQTVGAFLVIAMVVTPGATAYLLCDRFPRLIMISVLIGALTSFFGAYASYFLDGATGGIIVTLQTLIFLAVFVFAPKHGLLAAKRKAREALKRGPAAQEGAA, from the coding sequence ATGGAATACCTGCTGGAGCCGTTCTCCTATGGCTATATGACCAATGCGATGTGGGTCTCTTCCCTGGTGGGCGGCGTCTGCGCCTTCCTGTCGGCTTATCTGATGCTCAAGGGCTGGTCGCTGATCGGCGACGCGCTGTCCCATTCGGTGGTGCCGGGGGTGGCAGGGGCCTATATTCTGGGCCTGCCGTTTGCGCTGGGCGCGTTTATTGCCGGCGGGCTGGCGGCGGGGGCGATGCTGTTTTTGTCGGAACGATCCGGCCTTAAGGTGGATGTGATCATCGGGCTGATCTTCACCTCCTTTTTCGGGCTTGGGTTGTTCATCGTCTCGATCAGCCCGATGTCAGTGTCAGTCCAGACCATCACCATGGGCAACATCCTGGCGATCACGCCCGAGGACACGGCTCAACTTGCAATCATCGGCTTTGTCTCGCTGGCAGTGCTGCTGGCCAAGTGGAAAGACCTGATGGTCACCTTCTTTGACGAAAACCACGCCCGCACCATCGGCCTCAGGCCCGGGCTGCTGAAGGCAGTGTTTTTTGTGCTGCTGTCGGCCTCGGTTGTGGCGGCGATGCAGACCGTGGGGGCGTTTCTGGTGATTGCGATGGTGGTAACGCCGGGGGCCACGGCCTATCTGCTGTGCGACCGTTTCCCGCGGCTGATCATGATTTCGGTGCTGATCGGTGCGCTCACCAGTTTCTTCGGCGCCTATGCCAGCTACTTTCTGGACGGCGCCACCGGCGGCATCATCGTGACACTGCAAACGCTGATCTTCCTGGCGGTCTTTGTCTTTGCTCCGAAACATGGGTTGCTGGCGGCAAAACGCAAGGCGCGCGAAGCACTTAAACGCGGCCCCGCCGCACAAGAAGGAGCTGCGTGA
- a CDS encoding LysR substrate-binding domain-containing protein: MQELWKLLTSPRHLIVFEAAARHGSFTRAAEELNVQQPAVSAAIKQMEASLGVILFRRGHRKVELTGAGMRLYTDVSKALEDILSSAKAVRQFGRNDHVTLNCSSAFAYYWVMPRLPRLHDAHPDIDLRLQSSDREPDINTEGISLAVRRGHGNWPDCHSALIAPEVIYPVASPRVMASAVNLATVPNLLHERLIHLEEPIRERPSWQQWFAHFGVTGPLPAAGLRLNDYALVLQAAIAGEGFAFGWQHVTQPLIKQGLLAARKNWSWTTGAGFYLVWSKTQDLVPNAELVRQWLLEMAQPGAA, encoded by the coding sequence ATGCAAGAACTCTGGAAGCTCCTCACCAGCCCCCGTCACCTGATTGTTTTTGAGGCCGCTGCCCGGCACGGCTCCTTTACCCGTGCGGCGGAGGAGCTGAACGTGCAGCAACCTGCTGTCAGTGCGGCCATAAAGCAGATGGAGGCGTCGTTAGGTGTTATTTTATTCCGCCGCGGCCACCGCAAAGTGGAGCTGACCGGGGCTGGAATGAGGCTGTACACCGATGTGTCCAAGGCTTTAGAGGACATCCTGTCCTCTGCTAAAGCGGTACGCCAGTTCGGACGCAATGACCATGTCACGCTCAATTGCTCCTCGGCTTTTGCATATTACTGGGTGATGCCACGACTGCCCCGGCTGCATGATGCGCATCCCGATATCGACCTGCGCCTGCAAAGCTCGGACCGGGAGCCGGATATCAATACCGAAGGCATCTCGCTGGCGGTGCGGCGCGGGCACGGCAACTGGCCGGACTGCCATTCCGCCCTGATCGCGCCCGAGGTGATCTATCCGGTGGCCAGCCCGCGGGTGATGGCCTCGGCCGTCAACCTGGCGACAGTGCCGAACCTGCTGCACGAGCGGCTGATACATCTGGAGGAACCGATCCGCGAGCGCCCCAGCTGGCAGCAGTGGTTTGCCCATTTCGGAGTTACAGGCCCGCTGCCCGCGGCGGGTCTGCGGCTCAACGATTACGCGCTGGTACTGCAGGCGGCAATTGCCGGCGAAGGCTTTGCCTTCGGCTGGCAGCACGTGACGCAACCGCTGATCAAACAGGGACTGCTGGCCGCACGCAAGAACTGGTCCTGGACCACCGGCGCCGGGTTTTACCTGGTGTGGTCCAAGACCCAGGATCTGGTTCCCAATGCCGAACTGGTGCGGCAGTGGCTCTTGGAAATGGCCCAGCCCGGCGCCGCGTGA
- a CDS encoding trimethylamine methyltransferase family protein, with the protein MARRARASRDRNTAPAGAPASPFIQRTLPFYDVLDEEKLTKIEAQVDWIFEDVGIAFRDDPEALKIWKEAGARIDGDIVRADAQWIRSLCAKAPREFTQLARNRERSVTIGGNNQVFAPIYGAPFVRDLKGGRRYGDMESFEKLVQLTYMHPNLHHGGFVICEPCDVPVSKRHFDMLFAHMTLSDKPHLGAITEMSRAQDSVDMAEIVFGKEVMDNNCVIMGNVNTNSPLLVDKVVTEAVRTYSARGQGMIVVPFILTGAMGPVSTAASVAQAMAEAMMVCAFTQLVRPGAPFVLGNFLSSMSLKSGAPTFGMPEPVVSNYAIGQLARRAGLPLRCGGSLTASKIEDAQAAYESADSMHSTMLAGANFVLHSAGWMEGGLCTGFEKLIMDADRLGSYQKVLSQGLDTSDEAMARDAYAEVEPGGHFLGSGHTMRNYQTAFYEPKLSDSENVESWEEGGCKDMRQRAYERWNQMLHEYVAPPMDEAVKEELAAYVARRKEEIPDAWY; encoded by the coding sequence ATGGCCCGACGCGCCCGCGCATCCCGCGATCGAAACACCGCCCCGGCGGGTGCCCCTGCATCGCCATTTATCCAGCGCACACTGCCGTTTTACGATGTGCTGGATGAGGAAAAACTGACCAAGATCGAGGCCCAGGTGGACTGGATCTTTGAAGATGTCGGCATTGCCTTTCGCGATGATCCCGAAGCGCTGAAGATCTGGAAAGAAGCCGGCGCGCGAATTGATGGCGACATCGTGCGGGCGGATGCGCAGTGGATCCGCTCCCTGTGTGCCAAGGCCCCGCGGGAATTCACCCAGCTGGCCCGCAACCGGGAACGCTCTGTGACCATCGGCGGCAATAATCAGGTTTTTGCCCCGATCTATGGCGCTCCGTTTGTGCGCGATCTGAAGGGCGGCCGCCGCTATGGCGACATGGAGAGTTTCGAGAAGCTGGTGCAGCTCACCTATATGCATCCGAACCTGCACCACGGCGGTTTTGTCATCTGCGAGCCTTGCGATGTGCCGGTCTCCAAGCGCCATTTCGACATGCTGTTTGCCCATATGACCCTCAGCGACAAACCGCATTTGGGTGCGATCACCGAAATGTCCCGCGCGCAGGACAGTGTCGATATGGCCGAAATTGTCTTTGGCAAAGAGGTCATGGACAACAACTGCGTGATCATGGGCAATGTGAACACCAACTCACCCTTGCTGGTGGACAAGGTGGTAACCGAGGCCGTGCGCACCTATTCCGCCCGCGGACAGGGGATGATCGTTGTGCCGTTCATCCTGACCGGTGCGATGGGGCCGGTGTCCACCGCGGCCTCTGTGGCGCAGGCGATGGCCGAGGCGATGATGGTCTGCGCCTTCACCCAGCTGGTGCGCCCGGGTGCGCCGTTTGTGCTGGGCAACTTCCTGTCGTCGATGTCGCTGAAGTCCGGCGCGCCGACATTTGGGATGCCGGAGCCGGTGGTGTCGAACTATGCCATTGGTCAGCTGGCCCGCCGCGCAGGCCTGCCGCTGCGCTGCGGCGGGTCGCTGACCGCGTCCAAGATCGAGGACGCGCAGGCGGCCTATGAAAGTGCCGACTCGATGCATTCGACCATGCTGGCGGGTGCGAATTTTGTCCTGCATTCTGCCGGTTGGATGGAAGGCGGCCTGTGCACCGGGTTTGAGAAGCTGATCATGGATGCCGACCGGCTGGGGTCCTACCAGAAGGTGCTGAGCCAGGGGCTGGACACCAGCGACGAGGCTATGGCGCGCGATGCTTACGCTGAGGTGGAGCCTGGCGGGCATTTCCTGGGATCGGGTCACACCATGCGTAATTACCAGACCGCGTTTTATGAGCCCAAGCTGAGCGACAGCGAAAATGTCGAAAGCTGGGAGGAGGGCGGCTGCAAGGACATGCGCCAGCGCGCCTATGAGCGCTGGAACCAGATGCTGCACGAGTATGTCGCGCCGCCGATGGATGAGGCGGTGAAGGAAGAATTGGCCGCCTATGTCGCCCGCCGCAAGGAAGAAATTCCGGACGCCTGGTACTAA
- a CDS encoding FAD-dependent oxidoreductase, whose translation MSDNFAQSTLNIHKEESGGDKKLPSHAKAVIIGGGVVGCSILFHLAKFGWKDVVLLERDELTSGSSWHAAGQIHTISSDPNISRLQSYTIDLYKEIEELSGHSVGLHITGGFYLASNKTWYDYLKRERSKARYMGLNQEFISPKEVAERHPLIDPKHYHAALWDDQDGDLDPSGATYAFAKAAKVHGAQYFTHTPATATTQRPDGSWDVVTPHGVINAEHIVNCGGLWAREVGHMQGINLPVQPMEHHYLITDKIDAVANHPTRLPAGIDYEANIYFRQERQGMLLGTYEPKGTPWKVDGTPWDFGHELLQPDLDRIADRLEMSFERIPAIGEAGIKDMINGPFTFGPDGNPMIGPVPGMKNYWCAVGVMAGFCQGGGVGLTMAEWMIDGEPSIDVWAMDVARFGDFATPDWGTVKSTENYERRFVMTFPNETLPKGRMQKTTALYDRLVAKGARMGQGFGLENALWFADGPEDAHEEPTFERNRSHEYVAREVKAVREAVGGIEVANFAKHEFKGAGARAFLDRVLAGYVPKPGRLALTPMLTPKGKLYGDLTVACLGEEHFMLFGSGAMQEAHRRWFEKDLPADVTYQNVSDDWHGIALSGPKSRQLLQRITREDVSGEAMKFRDLRQTFVGGVPVILNRISFSGELGYEIYCKPQYLLRLAEAIEEAGADLGYRWYGARALMSMRLEKGWGVWTLDFRPDFDAAESGMDVFINWKKDFVGKEAALAAREAGPNRKLVTMTIDVDGIDVSNDEAILKDGEAVGYISSGGYAHHAKASMAMGYVAAEHAAAGTRLQVEILGEMYDAEVLGAPIYDANGANMRA comes from the coding sequence ATGTCAGACAATTTTGCCCAATCGACGCTCAACATTCACAAGGAGGAAAGCGGCGGCGACAAGAAGCTGCCGAGCCACGCCAAGGCGGTGATCATCGGCGGCGGTGTTGTTGGCTGCTCGATCCTGTTTCACCTGGCCAAATTCGGCTGGAAAGATGTTGTGCTGCTGGAACGGGACGAGCTGACCTCTGGTTCCTCCTGGCATGCGGCGGGGCAGATCCATACGATTTCGTCAGATCCGAACATCTCTCGGCTGCAGTCTTATACCATTGATCTGTATAAAGAGATTGAGGAGCTGTCAGGCCATTCCGTCGGTCTGCACATCACCGGCGGGTTCTATCTGGCGTCGAACAAGACCTGGTACGACTACCTGAAGCGGGAACGGTCCAAGGCGCGTTACATGGGGCTGAACCAGGAATTCATCAGCCCCAAGGAAGTGGCGGAGCGCCACCCGCTGATCGACCCGAAGCATTACCACGCGGCACTGTGGGACGATCAGGACGGCGATCTGGACCCGTCGGGCGCGACCTATGCCTTTGCCAAGGCGGCCAAGGTGCACGGCGCGCAGTATTTCACCCATACACCGGCGACTGCCACTACCCAGCGTCCCGATGGCAGCTGGGATGTGGTGACCCCGCACGGGGTGATCAATGCGGAGCATATCGTGAACTGCGGCGGGCTGTGGGCGCGGGAGGTCGGCCACATGCAGGGCATCAACCTGCCGGTGCAGCCGATGGAGCACCACTATCTGATCACCGACAAGATTGATGCGGTGGCCAATCACCCGACCCGCCTGCCGGCCGGGATTGATTACGAGGCGAACATTTATTTCCGGCAGGAGCGCCAGGGGATGCTGCTGGGCACCTATGAACCCAAAGGCACGCCCTGGAAAGTGGATGGAACACCGTGGGATTTCGGCCACGAGCTGCTGCAGCCCGATCTGGACCGGATTGCCGACCGGCTGGAGATGTCGTTTGAACGGATCCCGGCAATTGGCGAGGCGGGCATCAAGGACATGATCAACGGGCCGTTCACCTTCGGCCCCGACGGCAACCCGATGATCGGCCCGGTGCCGGGCATGAAGAACTACTGGTGCGCCGTGGGTGTCATGGCTGGCTTCTGCCAAGGCGGCGGCGTTGGATTGACTATGGCGGAGTGGATGATCGACGGCGAGCCGTCCATCGACGTCTGGGCGATGGATGTGGCGCGCTTTGGCGACTTTGCGACCCCCGACTGGGGTACCGTGAAGTCGACCGAGAACTATGAGCGCCGTTTTGTGATGACCTTCCCGAACGAGACCCTGCCAAAGGGGCGGATGCAGAAAACCACTGCGCTTTATGACCGGCTGGTCGCCAAAGGCGCGCGGATGGGGCAGGGCTTTGGCCTGGAGAACGCGCTGTGGTTTGCTGACGGGCCGGAAGACGCGCATGAGGAGCCGACATTTGAGCGCAATCGCAGCCATGAGTATGTGGCGCGCGAGGTCAAGGCGGTGCGCGAGGCGGTGGGCGGCATCGAGGTTGCCAACTTTGCCAAGCATGAGTTCAAGGGCGCAGGCGCGCGCGCCTTTCTGGACCGCGTTCTGGCCGGTTATGTGCCGAAACCGGGCCGCCTGGCCCTGACCCCGATGCTGACGCCCAAGGGCAAGCTGTACGGCGATCTGACCGTGGCCTGCCTGGGCGAGGAGCACTTCATGCTGTTCGGCTCCGGCGCCATGCAGGAGGCGCACCGCCGCTGGTTTGAAAAGGATCTGCCTGCCGATGTGACCTATCAGAACGTCTCGGACGACTGGCACGGCATTGCGCTGTCGGGTCCAAAGTCGCGGCAGCTGCTGCAGCGGATCACCCGCGAGGATGTGTCGGGCGAAGCCATGAAGTTCCGCGACCTGCGCCAGACATTTGTGGGCGGCGTGCCGGTGATCCTGAACCGGATCAGCTTCTCGGGCGAGCTGGGATACGAGATCTACTGCAAGCCGCAATACCTGCTGCGCCTGGCGGAGGCGATCGAGGAGGCGGGGGCGGATCTGGGTTACCGCTGGTACGGCGCGCGGGCGCTGATGTCGATGCGGCTGGAAAAGGGCTGGGGCGTCTGGACGCTGGACTTCCGCCCTGATTTCGACGCGGCGGAAAGCGGCATGGATGTCTTTATCAACTGGAAGAAGGATTTCGTGGGTAAGGAGGCCGCGCTGGCCGCCCGCGAGGCCGGACCAAACCGCAAGCTGGTCACTATGACCATCGACGTGGACGGCATTGATGTCTCAAATGACGAGGCAATCCTGAAGGACGGCGAGGCGGTCGGCTATATCTCCTCGGGCGGTTATGCGCATCACGCAAAGGCGTCGATGGCGATGGGCTATGTCGCGGCGGAACATGCGGCGGCGGGCACCCGGCTGCAGGTCGAGATCCTGGGCGAGATGTATGACGCTGAAGTGCTGGGCGCGCCCATCTATGACGCCAACGGCGCCAATATGCGGGCCTGA
- a CDS encoding metal ABC transporter permease: MDLDTLLMPFQFAFMQNAFLISLIVSIPTALLSCFLVMKGWALMGDAVSHAVLPGIVLAYIVGLPLILGAFAAGMLCAVATGYLSGNSRVKQDTVMGVVFSGMFGLGIVLYVSVETNAHLDHILFGNMLGVEGHELLTAGIISLVVGVALVLKWKDLLLHSFDPAQAQASGLPVTVLHYGLLAALSLTIVATLSAAGLILAIGLLIAPGAIAFLVVRKFSTMLWVSVLICMFSMLAGTYASFFLDSAPAPTIVLILTALFILAFVRRLYVTRKTSMQRAKDPSGIA; this comes from the coding sequence ATGGACCTTGATACGCTTTTGATGCCGTTCCAGTTTGCGTTCATGCAGAACGCCTTTCTGATCTCGCTGATCGTGTCCATCCCGACCGCGCTGCTGTCCTGCTTCCTGGTGATGAAGGGCTGGGCGCTGATGGGTGACGCGGTCAGCCATGCGGTGCTGCCCGGAATCGTGCTGGCCTATATCGTGGGGCTGCCGCTGATCCTTGGCGCTTTTGCTGCGGGTATGCTCTGCGCGGTTGCCACCGGCTATTTGTCGGGCAACAGCCGGGTCAAGCAGGACACGGTGATGGGGGTGGTGTTCTCGGGCATGTTCGGCCTTGGCATCGTGCTCTATGTCTCGGTTGAGACCAACGCCCATCTGGATCACATCCTGTTCGGCAACATGCTGGGGGTTGAGGGGCACGAGCTGCTGACGGCGGGCATTATTTCCCTGGTGGTCGGTGTGGCGCTTGTCTTGAAGTGGAAAGATCTGCTGCTGCACAGTTTTGACCCGGCACAGGCGCAGGCGTCCGGGCTGCCGGTCACGGTGCTGCACTATGGGCTGCTGGCGGCCTTGTCGCTGACGATTGTGGCGACCCTGTCGGCGGCGGGGCTGATCCTGGCCATCGGGCTGCTGATTGCGCCGGGGGCCATCGCCTTTCTGGTGGTGCGCAAGTTCAGCACTATGCTGTGGGTTTCGGTTCTGATCTGCATGTTTTCGATGCTGGCGGGGACCTATGCCAGCTTCTTCCTCGATAGCGCGCCGGCGCCGACCATTGTGCTGATCCTGACCGCGCTGTTTATCCTTGCCTTTGTGCGGCGGCTGTATGTGACCCGCAAGACCTCGATGCAGCGGGCCAAGGACCCCTCCGGGATCGCATAA